The Solanum pennellii chromosome 4, SPENNV200 genomic interval TCTTGGTCAATTTGCAAATGGTAGAGTTGAGGAGTTCATTCATGCAAGGGTATGTCAAATTTCTGACTcgatttgttgatttttttacttttatctaTTGGATATATGTGGCTTTGTAGATTCATGTTACTATGAAGTCAATTATTTGAGTAACACGAAATGAGATTTCTAGGAGTTTCTGTATGTTgatcaaatgatcataactttaTAATTTCATTGTTTGTTGTGGATATCGATAAATTGATCGGCGTATATAGAGGGTCAATGGTAGTGTGTTGAGTATAATGAACTATGTGTTTTAGACGAATCCTCTGCAGTCTGGCTTTCCCTTCTAAGCCTAGGTAGCTCAATGACTTGTCTTTAGTGAAAGCTATTAGATGCAGATTTTGCACAATGCATAGCTTCTGTTCTTTTGAACAGACGGTGGATCTTTGAAATAAGATTAAATCAATTTGACGCATAGCTTCTGTTCTTTTGAACAGACGGTGGATCTTTGAAataagattaaataaatttgacgCACTCCTATTGAATAAACCGAACAGCAGGTGGTGCTCCTTGCCTTCACAATTCAGCAGAATAAAATTGTGTTGTATAGTCTTTGACCATGTCTTGTATGAAGCAAAGTTGGAGATCTTTGTGATGTTTATTGATTGGTGTTTGACTTTGTTCTGTCTGTCTTATTTGCATTCTCAGACACTGTCTGCTGAAGATCTTCGTGACTCGGAGATCTCTTCTTTGATAGCTGCAAAACTGAGGGAGTTTCATAACCTTGACATGCCTGGTTCAAGGAATGTTCTTCTATGGGACCGTCTCAGGTATCAATTAACCAGCTGGAACATAGTTTGATCTTTTGTAATTGAAAGTCTGATACAAATTGTTAATGCAAAATTGCAGAAAGTGGCTAAATGAGGCGAAGGGTCTGTGCTCCCCTGAACATCTAAAGGAGTTCTCTTTAGGTAATCTGGACGAGGAGATCAGCTTATTGGAGAAAGAACTGCCAACAGAGTCTCAAAACATTGCCTTTTGTCACAATGACATGCAGTATGGTAACATAATGATTGACGACAAAACAAAGGCTGTTACTATCATTGTAAGTGTTGTATGTTATCAGTCAGAACTTTATACAGCTTCTGTGTGAAGGCGTATACTTGCTCAAACTTACAAATACTCTGATCTGTTTTCTTGAGGTGGAACCGTGTCTTCTTCCTAGAGATAATAGGCTCAGGATGTAATTACTTGTGAAAATCTTTTTTGCATTCTCGTGCTGTAGTTTAACTGGTGTTCTAAGATATCTGAGCAAGTTTTAAACTGTATCTTTAATCAGGAATTGGATATATTTTGCTTCCTTTGTGAACTTCTTGTCTTGTTGGCCTTTGATTTGACCACTGGATTCCAATATATCAGTCATTGCACATTATTTACTATCTGATTGTATTGCAGGACTATGAGTATGGCGGTTATAATCCAATTGCTTATGACTTTGCGAACCACTTCTGTGAAATGACTGCAAATTATCATACTGATACCCCTCATATCATGCACTTCAACACTTACCCTGGTAAGTAAATATAAGCTGCAACAAGAGAACACAGAGATCATGCTTGTTTGCTACTCTGATGTTCCTACTCTAACCCTGACATGCGCGgtttatttactcttttttgaattttaaatttccgACAGATTTAGAGGAGCGACAGCGATTTGTACGTGCATATCTCAGTTCATCAGGTAAGCTTGAAAAGTTTGAACATCTTTTACTGTTGTCTGCACCTCTCTGTCCAAAGCATACGGTTGATTTCTTGCACACAGTAAATAAGTTCTGACCCTTCGAGACCACATAACATTTATAGTTCAATTTGGATAGGCATCgaataataagataattgaCCTTTAAGGCAGCAGAAAGATCAGTTTAATTTGGTGATGGGACCAAGATGCCAAGACTTTAATTACTTCAGATATTTAGAACCTGATTCTCAACTAACTTGGAATTGAAAAATAGTAGTAGTCGTTGTTATTTGTAGGACCCGATGTATTAATAAATTGTCCTAATAGCCTCAACTAAAACCAAACATGTTTCCTTGTCCAATTAATATGGTCAATGATAAACAGACCTAAGATTTAAGCAGTTGTTGTGTGTCTACTTTGTGCAACCGACACAGCAGAATTATCTTATTGAGCTTTGAATCCCATTGACAAATGCAGGCAATCAACCAAGTGATGAGGAAGTAAAGAAACTTGTTGACGAATCAGAGAAATATACGCTTGCAAATCACTTGTTCTGGGGATTGTGGGGAGTCATCTCGGTTTGCCTTTTACACACTTCCTATCTTTATCACTACATTTCACCGTGCATTTTTCTCTTTCTGTGTTATAATTGTTGTTTCTTCTGACAGGCATATGTTAACAATATCGAGTTTGACTACATGGAGTACGCGAGGGGAAGGTTCAAGCAGTACTGGTTGAGAAAGCCCGAACTCTTAGGTGCCTCAGACGACTTGTTACATGTTGATAATTCAGCTGAACCAGTTCACATTCACCGCACAATAGCTTTATGTTAAAACATGTACATCAACAATGTAGAATGTAAAAGCCTTGATAAATCGATAAGCCTATGTCGTATAATGAGTGGAGCATTTAGAGTCTTCAATGTTTCATAGAATATGTTTATAGGCCATTAttgagggttttttttttttttcaagtatttgatgTACTGTTTATAAGAGTGAGTGTTGTTGAAccacaaatatatattatccagtttaataaaatcaaagttaTTTTCTCAAGCTGTTGCTTTCACTTTTCATCTCTATTTTTCTTAACCTTCATTAGTTACCAGGATTATACTGATCAAGTTGGAATAGGACCTTTAAATTTGATGTTTACATGTATGAATATGGCAATGTCAGATTATACACCTAAACAACTCAATTTACTTAAAGAACTTGTTTTCCCTACTTCCACCAAGGAAGTTGTAAAATTTGTTTTCAATGGAAAAAGTTTTCCGAAAATTTTGTCCATCCAAACATGAGCggataagaaaataatttccaaaaaatattttccttcctAGCAAAAACGTTGGTTATGGAatgtttggaaaatattttctcttgtaAAACAAGTTccataaaaatgaagaaaatgactTCTCACCCCACCCTCGAAGCCCTACTACCTATTCCATTCAGCTTCATAAATCATAACGTTGAAAATGACTTCTCACCTCACCCTCGAAGCCCCACTATCTATTCCATTCTTCTTCAAAATGTTTTGCTAGATAACATATGTATACTCTTACTATCGATTCCATTCTGCTTCAAAATGTTTTACTAGATAACATATGAATACTTTTACTACCGATTCCTTTCTGCTTCAAAATGTTTTGCTAGATAACATATGAATActctttaaaaattattattattttcccgCAAAAAAATTTGCACCAGCCGGGAATCGAACCCGGGTCTGTACCGTGGCAGGGTACTATTCTACCACTAGACCACTGGTGCTTCATGAAATAACGTacgtattatttattattaatatatgtttttaaattgaTACCATCAACCAATACATGTAACTTTTTTATGTGTAGGTTACTCATTTATGTGAAGGTTACTCATTAacaattctataaaaaaaattaacatccATGTTGATAATGGACATATATGTTTACTTTTCTCTCGTAAGTATGTGTTTATACTTTGATAAAAGTGTATGGTTAAATCATTACGAATCATAAGattgaaatcaaatcaaaatagaaGAGTGTTGACGataaattgaattgattttttagcttttaatttaaattttgtatttattttaaaaatctattgaatattgaataaattattaataatttaaaattcagaACTCGTAAAATTCAAATCTTAAATCCACTTTTAAACAAAACATTCAAATTCGAAAATATCTCCAGACAATATGAAAACGAGAATTTGAGAAGCTTCAAAGGGCATGGACATATATATGAACATTGTTCAATTGAACCCAACCACCATTCAATAAATGATGACTTCGATTGATACTAACCTGTccacttttaattgttttagggcatttttttttgagttaaacGGTAATAACTTTAACTAACATTCATATTgatatggaaaaaaattaaaatttatagtacttttggAATAGTTTTGGATATTTAAGTCTTTTGTTtgaaatatcgaattaatgtaatctagtgtaactttaaaaattagtcaaattgacttttaaaaaatacaatatgacaattaaaagtgaacagagagtaataaataagtaatttagAATCTAAAAAGTGTGCTGCGTGAAAAAAATTCAGAATCTATTATTACTCAAATTACTATGGGGAAATTAAGTGTATAAGAGAACATATACTAGTTAGTTAGTTAACATAGTTATAGTTTTTCATAATTACAATTCGCGATCTATTTTTTGGCTATAATTACGTGGCTCGGctttttagttttgtataattcgcaCATTTGTATAATGTCAAATTTgcataatataatttatatagctTTTGTATAATTCGGAATTTGTATAACTGTTAACActttttatatttgtaattatataaaatttttgtttcgaatttatacaaaaaaataactgAATCATAGAAATGTatttgcgaattatacaaacatgtgaattatataaatctatGAATTGTACAAACGAAACAGTTTAAACTGTAGTTATAACttgtaaatatacaaattataagtATAgaacatattaaattatttatattgattgTTTGCGAAAATTCCCTGTTAATATTTGGGAATACCTATAATAGTCTTCTATTACAAACTTTTGAATTCTTTTCCATGGGAATTTTGCCCAAAATACATCTCAATTTCTAAAATATTCTTActttagatttaaaaaaatgaaaaagaaaaatctttcaATTGAATCAATATTATTCAAAGTTCAAACGCCTATTATTGACCTCGAAATGCTTGCAACTAAAGAGAGAGTAAAAAAACACTGGTGAAGTCAATTTTCCAAAAAGAGgatttattatgaaatttacTTCATTTTAAAGCACCGACCAGCAGAATAAATTCTCAAATTTTAGCTCTTTTATATAgtcttacttattttattatatatattatgtctacatcccaaaaaaaataaaatccaccggtaaaaaaaatagtactaGTAAATAATACCTTTTGTCTTCTTTTtcagattattat includes:
- the LOC107018290 gene encoding probable choline kinase 1, whose product is MAVKTNGVVDGILPEELMKLLMSLATKWGDVLDLKNLKVHHLSGAMTNEVYRISWPTKNENVPRRVLVRMYGEGVDRFFNRDEEIRTFECLSKKGQGPKLLGQFANGRVEEFIHARTLSAEDLRDSEISSLIAAKLREFHNLDMPGSRNVLLWDRLRKWLNEAKGLCSPEHLKEFSLGNLDEEISLLEKELPTESQNIAFCHNDMQYGNIMIDDKTKAVTIIDYEYGGYNPIAYDFANHFCEMTANYHTDTPHIMHFNTYPDLEERQRFVRAYLSSSGNQPSDEEVKKLVDESEKYTLANHLFWGLWGVISAYVNNIEFDYMEYARGRFKQYWLRKPELLGASDDLLHVDNSAEPVHIHRTIALC